One Hemiscyllium ocellatum isolate sHemOce1 chromosome 45, sHemOce1.pat.X.cur, whole genome shotgun sequence genomic region harbors:
- the pgls gene encoding 6-phosphogluconolactonase translates to MAAARVTVFPSARELGPALSRFVLAEAARAVGERGRFAVAVSGGSLVSLLAAELPEAGAREPEHPGAEWSRWVLGFCDERLVPFESPDSTCGLYRKQLLSKISIPNNYVVAINPTLSVEEAADKYAERLRELFPGDNMPVFDLVILGIGPDGHTCSLFPDHPLLQEQIRIIAPISDSPKPPPKRITMTLPLLNAARCALFVVTGDSKAAVLKDILEGHCENPLPAARVRPVKGEVHWLIDEAAASKLTIKVDRPSL, encoded by the exons ATGGCCGCCGCTCGGGTGACTGTGTTCCCCTCGGCCCGGGAGCTGGGCCCGGCGCTCAGCCGCTTCGTGTTGGCCGAGGCCGCCCGGGCGGTGGGTGAGCGCGGCCGCTTCGCCGTGGCGGTGTCCGGGGGCAGCCTGGTGTCGCTGCTGGCGGCCGAGCTGCCCGAGGCCGGCGCCCGGGAACCCGAGCATCCCGGGGCCGAGTGGAGCCGCTGGGTCCTCGGCTTCTGTGACGAGAGGCTGGTCCCGTTCGAGAGCCCGGACAGTACCTGCGGCCTGTACCGG AAACAACTGCTCTCCAAAATCTCCATTCCTAATAACTACGTGGTTGCGATTAACCCCACGTTGTCTGTGGAGGAAGCGGCAGACAAGTACGCTGAAAGATTGAGAGAG CTGTTTCCGGGTGATAACATGCCAGTGTTTGACCTGGTAATCCTGGGGATTGGGCCTGATGGACACACTTGCTCTCTCTTCCCAGATCACCCCCTTCTGCAG GAACAAATCAGGATCATTGCTCCAATCAGTGACTCACCGAAACCACCACCAAAACGTATAACCATGACCCTGCCGTTGCTGAACGCAGCACGTTGTGCTCTGTTTGTGGTAACCGGTGACAGTAAGGCTGCTGTGTTAAAG GATATTCTGGAAGGTCACTGTGAGAACCCACTCCCTGCCGCTCGTGTCAGACCAGTGAAAGGTGAAGTGCACTGGctcattgatgaagctgctgcAAGCAAGCTGACGATTAAGGTGGACCGGCCATCGCTGTAG